In one Catenovulum adriaticum genomic region, the following are encoded:
- the pabB gene encoding aminodeoxychorismate synthase component I has protein sequence MNKYSIQFQLDLPKALKATSLFSAIAKDEGSILLDSASAEHENSRYDIILSAPIATISRLNNKTRIRLLNGGYQTESTENPFMAAKRLHNELMPKNVIEKSHLPFIGGCAGWFSYDLARELEPLANKAKADIELPSMHLGIYDWAIIKDNHTENWYAIDYQPNLNRVTQLIEKLDKEHNTTKFTPFKLNSDWQSNMTEHSYAEKFDKIKQYLVEGDCYQINLAQRFSALYQGDCWPAYLALRDSNQAPFSAYIQYKNHSIMSISPERFLSLTNGLVETKPIKGTVPRGQSFKQDNAFKSRLKRSEKDRAENLMIVDLLRNDISRTCQPGTVRVPKLFDIESFPAVHHLVSTVTGELKPNKTAFDLLMACFPGGSITGAPKVRAMQIIEELEPHRRSIYCGSIGFIDWRGHMDTNIAIRTLVANDTQLHCWAGGGLVFDSKMQSEYKETFDKVNKILPLLKNL, from the coding sequence GACTCAGCCAGTGCTGAGCACGAAAATAGCCGATACGACATTATTTTATCTGCACCAATCGCCACTATTTCCCGTTTGAACAATAAAACTCGGATACGACTATTAAATGGCGGCTACCAAACAGAATCAACAGAAAACCCATTTATGGCAGCTAAGCGCCTGCATAACGAGCTTATGCCAAAAAATGTGATAGAAAAAAGCCACTTGCCTTTTATTGGCGGCTGCGCTGGCTGGTTTAGCTACGATTTAGCCAGAGAGCTTGAACCATTAGCAAATAAGGCGAAAGCTGATATTGAGTTGCCGAGTATGCATTTAGGTATTTATGACTGGGCGATTATTAAAGATAACCATACCGAAAATTGGTACGCCATTGATTATCAGCCTAACTTAAATCGAGTCACTCAACTCATAGAAAAACTTGATAAAGAACACAACACCACAAAATTTACCCCTTTTAAATTAAATAGTGATTGGCAGTCTAATATGACTGAACATAGCTATGCAGAAAAGTTTGATAAAATAAAACAATACTTGGTTGAAGGCGATTGTTATCAAATTAATTTAGCTCAGCGATTTTCAGCGTTGTATCAAGGCGATTGCTGGCCAGCTTACCTTGCCCTACGTGATAGTAATCAAGCGCCATTTTCTGCCTACATACAATATAAAAATCACAGTATTATGAGCATTTCACCGGAGCGATTTTTAAGTTTAACCAATGGCTTAGTCGAAACCAAGCCAATTAAAGGCACAGTGCCGCGTGGACAATCGTTTAAACAAGATAATGCATTTAAATCACGCCTCAAACGCTCAGAAAAAGACAGAGCAGAAAATTTAATGATTGTTGATTTATTGCGAAACGATATTAGTCGAACTTGCCAGCCTGGAACAGTAAGAGTGCCTAAACTATTTGATATAGAAAGTTTCCCAGCCGTGCATCATTTAGTGAGCACAGTCACAGGTGAACTTAAACCTAATAAAACCGCATTTGATTTATTAATGGCTTGCTTTCCAGGTGGCAGCATAACTGGCGCACCTAAAGTGCGCGCAATGCAAATAATAGAAGAACTAGAGCCACACCGCCGGTCAATTTATTGTGGCTCAATTGGATTTATTGATTGGCGCGGTCATATGGATACAAACATCGCAATTCGAACCTTAGTAGCAAATGACACTCAACTTCATTGCTGGGCTGGCGGTGGTTTAGTTTTCGATTCAAAAATGCAAAGCGAATACAAAGAAACATTTGATAAGGTTAATAAAATTTTACCTTTATTAAAAAACCTATAA